The DNA sequence CGTTCACGAATCTACTTTGTCGATCATTTTGTGGCGGTGCTGCACTGCCAGAGCTTCCTGTTCTTGATGCTCTCACTGATTATGCTGATTTCCTACCTGGGCGCAGCTATTCCTGTTTTCCCGGACTGGACACTGAATATCGTTATAACGGGCATCCTTCTTTGGGCTCTGATTTACCTTCCCATGGCGCTAAAGCAGGTCTATCGACAATCCACCGTCCTGACGGTAGTTAAATACCTGCTCCTGCTCATTATCTATGGCACCCTCTCGATTCTCACCATTATTGCTGCGTTCGGCTGGAGTCTGTTCTGGCTTTAAAGCTGATTTAGATCAATTTCCCCACACCGGTCCTGTGGCAGTATTCGCGCCTTTTTGATTTTCTGTGCGATTGCTGACTCTATGAACAAGCCACTTATTGCCCCCGAACTGCTCTCTCCCGCTGGTACCCTAAAAAACATGCGCTATGCCTTTGCCTATGGTGCTGATGCCGTATATGCCGGCCAGCCGCGCTACAGCCTGCGGGTTCGCAATAACGAGTTCAACCACCTCGATATCATGGCAGACGCTGTGGCCGAGGCCCACTCCCAAGGTAAACAGTTCTTTATTGCCAGCAACATCTCGCCCCACAACAACAAGGTGCGCACCTATCTGCGAGATATGGAGGATGTCATCCAAATGCGCCCCGATGCGTTGATCATGTCAGATCCGGGTCTGATTATGATGGTGCGGGAGAAGTGGCCCGATATGCCCATCCACCTGTCAGTGCAAGCCAATGCCACCAACTACGCGACGGTTAAATTCTGGGGTAAACAAGGAGTAAAGCGGGTAATTCTGTCCCGCGAACTGTCACTGGATGAAGTAGCAGAGATTCGCGAAGAGTGTCCGGACATGGAGATCGAAACCTTCGTCCACGGCGCTCTCTGTATCGCCTATTCAGGTCGATGCCTGTTGTCCGGCTACATGAATAGACGCGACCCCAACCAGGGCGCCTGCACCAACGCCTGTCGCTGGAAGTACAACGCCCAAAGTGCCGAGCAAACCGAGACCGGTGACATTATTTGCAAAGAGAGTGTTGCCACCACTGAACCGCAAAACTGGCAACCGGATGAACAGGCTCCAATTATGCTGCTGGAAGAAACCGGTCGCCCTGGCGAGCTGATGCCGGCATTTGAAGACGAGCACGGCACGTACATTATGAATTCAAAGGACCTGCGTGCAGTCCAGCATGTGGAGCGATTTGTGCAGATGGGTGTGCACTCACTGAAGATCGAAGGCCGCACAAAATCCCACTATTACGTCGCCCGTACCGCTCAGGTATACCGCCGCGCCATTGACGCCGCCGTTGCGGGCAAGCCGTTTGATATGAACCTGATGGTGGAGCTGGATCACCTCGCCAATCGAGGCTATACCGAAGGCTTTTACCGTCGTCATGTACCGCAGGAGTACCAGAACTACACCCAGGGAGCATCGACCAACCCGAACCAGCAATTTGTCGGAGACATTACCCAAGCGGATCCAGATTCCGGTTGGCTGACCGTAGAAGTAAAGAACCGTTTTGAAAGCGGTGATTTGATGGAGCTGATTACACCCCAAGGAAACCTGAGCTTTAAACTCGATGGCATGGAAAATCGCAATGGCGAAGCTATCAGTTGTGCTCCTGGTTCCGGCCACATCGTTCGCGTTCCAGTCCCGGAGCAAATTCAGTTACCCGAAGATGGTGGGTATGGATTGTTGATGAGGCATATTGTCTAGCAGCTTGTTGACAAGCCATATGGTGCGCACGGCGCACCCTACTGGCAAAATAAATTGCACCCAAGCAAGCCCTTGCCCAACCGGAACAGGTTTGCCCGATTTGTGGGTATATGAGGGCGGGCCTGTTCCGGTTGGGCAAGGGCGGGTTTTGGCACTTAAAGGGGGACGGGCAAGTAATGCGTCATGCTCTTTTGTAGCTGTAAGGTGTAATTTCTATCGTCATCCCCGCGCAGGAGGGGGATCCATATCACGGCAATGCTATTCTGGATTCCCGCCTGCGCGGGAATGACAAGACCTATTTCTTCAACAACAAATCCTTGGCCTGGTTAATCCGTGCTGCCAGATAGTCGTTCCCCCCACGGTCCGGATGCAGCTTTTGAATC is a window from the Porticoccaceae bacterium LTM1 genome containing:
- the yegQ gene encoding tRNA 5-hydroxyuridine modification protein YegQ; translated protein: MNKPLIAPELLSPAGTLKNMRYAFAYGADAVYAGQPRYSLRVRNNEFNHLDIMADAVAEAHSQGKQFFIASNISPHNNKVRTYLRDMEDVIQMRPDALIMSDPGLIMMVREKWPDMPIHLSVQANATNYATVKFWGKQGVKRVILSRELSLDEVAEIREECPDMEIETFVHGALCIAYSGRCLLSGYMNRRDPNQGACTNACRWKYNAQSAEQTETGDIICKESVATTEPQNWQPDEQAPIMLLEETGRPGELMPAFEDEHGTYIMNSKDLRAVQHVERFVQMGVHSLKIEGRTKSHYYVARTAQVYRRAIDAAVAGKPFDMNLMVELDHLANRGYTEGFYRRHVPQEYQNYTQGASTNPNQQFVGDITQADPDSGWLTVEVKNRFESGDLMELITPQGNLSFKLDGMENRNGEAISCAPGSGHIVRVPVPEQIQLPEDGGYGLLMRHIV